Proteins from one Impatiens glandulifera chromosome 2, dImpGla2.1, whole genome shotgun sequence genomic window:
- the LOC124924395 gene encoding uncharacterized protein LOC124924395 produces MYIVEAIDHFASTIGKLLYMVPITERGEHLFFARISIEVHPRSVLSMKMAVIDRKGKHNVMEIYYEWKSKSDGGGDYGDGGGGPYADTDLCQDVGLWLEEINLGSYRQIFKEIGVNGEYLESMSMFTIEQILRFIRRCHMKWGDFITLYKELRRIKVACLKGEQRVRRTWWAPPCLVVVFVKSAKSNRQARVVLLKLEP; encoded by the exons ATGTACATTGTTGAAGCAATTGATCATTTTGCAAGTACAATTGGGAAACTATTATATATGGTCCCAATAACTGAAAGAGGAGAGCACTTGttctttgctagaattagcattgaagtgcatcctaggaGTGTTCTTTCAATGAAAATGGCAGTTATtgacagaaaaggaaagcacaatgtcatggagatctaTTATGAATGGAAATCAAAGAG CGACGGAGGCGGCGACTACGGCGACGGAGGCGGCGGTCCTTATGCAgatacagatttat gtcag GATGTTGGGTTGTGGTTAGAAGAGATAAATCTGGGAAGTTATCGTCAAATATTCAAAGAAATTGGTGTAAATGGGGAATACTTAGAAAGCATGTCAATGTTCACGATAGAACAGATACTTAGGTTTATAAGACGATGTCACATGAAATGGGGTGACTTTATAACCCTTTACAAGGAACTGAGGCGAATTAAAG TGGCTTGTTTGAAAGGAGAACAAAGGGTACGAAGGACATGGTGGGCACCTCCTTGTTTGGTGGTTGTTTTCGTCAAGTCTGCGAAGAGTAATCGGCAAGCCAGAGTTGTGTTGTTGAAGCTTGAACCTTAA